The genomic segment CCGTTCCGGATCGTCGCGATCGTCGACGGGCACGTCGGGAGGATCGGGCGTGGGGTGGCTCCGCTCGCGGGCGGCCCGACGGAACGCGTCGGCCACTTTGTTCGAGGCGATCGCGCGGACGACGAACAGGAACGAACCGCCGCGATCGCGATAGTGCGGCAGTGCCTGCAGAACGGCGACGCAGATGTCCTGAGCCACGTCGTCCGCGCAGACGTAGCCCAGATCGCGCCTGCCCAGCCGGGAACGGCAATACTTGCGGATCGCAGGCGCGATGAGGCGGGTCAGGGCACGGACGGCCGCGGCGTCGCCGTGGGCGGCATCGTGCACCACCGGATCGATCTGTGCCGTGGTGAGGAACGCACTGTCCACAGGGGGCGCTGAGGGAACCGGGGACACCGACGGCACCGTGGGAGTGACGGGGTGTGTCGGCGGTATTGAGGATACTGATGGCACTGATGGCACTGACGGCACTGTCGGCTCCACGCGGATGACGGGCGCCGTCGGTCCGGCAGCGGCGCGTGGGCGTGCGGTGTGTGTCCGGTCGCGACAGTCCCGGCGCGGGGAGTGGGGCCGGGTGCGGCCGTGTCGTCATGCTAGGCGGTCGGCTTCCCCGAGAGCCAGGGTGCGCGCCGAGTCAACCTCCGACCGGGGTCCTACCGGGTCACCGGAGAGACGCCACGAGCGCGAGCAGGCACGAGAGGCTCACCAGAACGGCCACGGCGAGGAGTGCGGACCTCGGTGCCTCCCGGGGAGTGCCGCGGCGGAACTCCCGATCGCGCTTCGTCCCGACGACCGTGAGCAGGGCGGCGGCGACAGCGGTGCACGCGGCGGCCGCCGTGAGTGCGCTCCAGCCCGTGTGCGCGGTGTGGTAGAGCAGCAACAACGACACCACGCCCGCGCCGAGGGCGCTGCGCTGCCAGGCCAGCCCGGTTCGCTCGGCGGGCAGACCTCGACCCGAATCGTCGGTCATACCGTCACCACCAGGATGGCGGCGACGAGGGTGATCACCAGTACGACCGCCGAGACGACAGGCAGCAGTGGACTGCGGGGAAGTCGCCCGCCCCGGCGCATCGCGCGCTGGATGCGCCACCAGCGTGGGTAGGCGAGGGCCGCGAGCAGCGCGGCCAGTCCGATGCACAGGTTGGCGAGGAGACTGCGGGCGGGCTCGTTGCCGAGCCCGGGCAGAAGCTGGTGCACCGCCACGCCGCCCGCGACGAGCCCCAGCGAGGTACGGATCCAGGCCAGGAACGTGCGTTCATTGGCAAGGGTGAACCGGTAATCCGGTTCCGTCTCGTCGTCGCGCTCGGTCACGGCGACGGAGTCACGTGCCGGGGCCGAACGGCCGAGCGCCGGCGCGAGGTCACTCGGCGCCGGCGACGGCCTTCACGGCGTCGTCGACGTTCTCGTACACCGGCATCTGCGACACGAGGCCGGTCGCCTCCAGCGGACGCAGGACGACGCGCTTGGTGGCGACGATCGCCCACGTCAGCTTGTCGTTCGCGGCCTGCTCGGACAGTTCCGCCAGAACGGACAGTCCTGCCGAGCCGAGGAAACCGATGCCGTCGAGATCGAGCACGAGGCCGCTCGAACCGGTCACGTGCTGCTCCACCCACTGCCGCAACTCGGGCGCAGACAGGAGGTCGACCTCGCCGGAGACGTGCGCGAGCACCACGTCGCCCGACCGTAGTTCGGCGTCGATGCGCATGCCGTGACTGTCCAGCGACCGTGGCTGTCCGGCGGGCGCCGACTGAGAGGTCAGGGTGTTCGGGTCGCTGCTACGCACTGTTGTCCCTCCGTAGCGTTCGGATAGGGCACACAGGAGGGCGTTCGGGGGATCGGCGCGAAAGATCTGCGCACGGACCGATGCCTACCTGGTTCGCGGCTGTCCATGTCCGCCGCCCTTCCTACCGTAGGAAGCGGTTCGTGCGCCGCGCAACCTTTTCCTTGTTCTGCTCACACGGACTTCGCACACGGTTTGAAACCCGCCTTTCGTGGGTACCGGGGTATCTCGCGACCAGCAGTAGGCCACTCAGGGCCACAGGGAGGATGCCGATGAGTGACGGCAGCGAACCGGTGACTCCCCCGCAGGACAGCGGGATGCCGGACAGTGTCGAGACGGACCCGGCCGCACTGAACAGTGCCGAGGACCTCGACGAGGACCGGTTGCGGGTCGATCCGCTAGAGGAGGGCATGGACCCGCCGGAGCACTGGAGCGAGGCCGACCGTTACGGCACGACTCCGTTCGAGCAGCAGCAGGGCGAATCGCTGGAAGAGCGCGTGCGGCAGGAAGTGCCGGACGTCTCACCGGATGCGGGCCGCGCCGGCACACCGGAATCCGTCGCCGCGACCCCCGACGGCGAGCTGGACGAGACGGTGGACGACGTCACCGAGGCCACCGAGCCGGTGCCGCCGGAGGAGGACTTCCTCGGCTCGGCCGAGGGCGCCGCGCGCGGGGTCGGTCCCGCGCAGAACGCGAACCAGGCCGATGGACCCGTGGCCGACGCCCGCACACCCGAGGACCCGGAGACCGGACGGTGAACCCGGGCGGCGCCGACGTGCGTGATCTCACCGAGCGCATGGTGGAGGTGGTCCGAAGCGAGGACGTCGACCAGCTTGCCCGACTGCTCGCGCAGGTCGTCGATCCCCAGGGCACGCGCAGCGAGCTGTTCACTCCCGTCCTGACGCGCCTGGTGGGATCGATCGCGGGCGCCTTGCGCCGACGTGCGGACGAGGACTCCACGCGTGCCGCCGACGGTGTGGACGGTGCGCCGATCTTCACCGCCGAACTCGTCGACACCGTGGACGACGACGTCGCGATCGACGAGCTGGACCCGGCACTGCGTGCGGTGCTGCGGGCCGTCCTCGCCGACCTCAACGGTGATGCCGAGTCGACGCGGATCCAGCTGCACCTGGTGAGCTCCGACCGGGAACCGCTCGCGCGGCTCGACGCGCTCTGGCACGCGCTGCTGTGGGCGAGCATGTTGGGCGAGGACTCCGGCCGGTCCGCCGGGCGGGAGTGACCTGCCCCGGTGGTCGCGCAGGAGGGCGCCCAGCACTACGTTCCGCGGGAGCGGACCCTGACCGCGTTGCGGGAAGCCTCGGCGGATTGCCGTGGCTGTGATCTCCATCGGGACGCGACCCAGACGGTGTTCGGCGAGGGGCCGACGCGCGCCCGGATCGTCATGGCGGGCGACCGGGACAGCGCGTACGCCGGGCTCGTGGCCGATCTCACCACTGTCGCGTCGGCACTCTGACGTATTTGCCCGACCCGAGCCGCGCCGAGGTCGCCGCGTGGGCGGCGCGTCCGTCCGGATGCCCCTACGGTGGGAGTGGCAGCAGTACGCGAATGAAGGGAACACCGACATGCTCGCCATGACCGACGCTGCCGCCGAGGCGATCAGCGCTCTGACCGCGCAGGACGGTCAGGACTCCGCGGGCCTGCGGTTCGCGGTGCAGGAGGAGACGGAGGCGGGCGCGCAGCTCGCGTTGTCCATCACCCCGGCCCCCGAAGAGGGGGACCAGGTGCTCGGCACGGAGAGCGGCGCTCGGGTCTTCCTGGAACCTCAGGCGGCGACGTTCCTCGACGACAAGGTGCTCGACATCCAGCAGGACGAGGAGGGGCAACTCAACTTCGCGGTGATGCCGCAGGGCGGCTGATCCGTTTGGTCGTTGGTCATCGGTGGTACGTCGCGTCCGGATGCACCGGACACAAGGCGACCACCGATGACCCGCCAGGTCGGCGGGGCGAGGGAGACTAGCCATGAAGGCCGTGACCTGGCAAGGAAAGCGTGACGTCCGCGTCGACGAGGTGCCCGACCCGAGGATCGAGGAACCCACCGACGCGGTGATCCGGGTGACCTCGACCGGCATCTGCGGGTCCGACCTGCACCTGTACGAGGTGCTCGGAGCGTTCCTCGAACCCGGCGACATCCTCGGCCACGAACCGATGGGCGTGGTCGAGGAAGTCGGCAGCGAGGCGGGCAACCTCAAGCCGGGCGACCGGGTGGTCGTTCCCTTCAACGTCTCGTGTGGACACTGCTACTACTGTGACCTCCTGTTGTACTCGCAGTGTGAGACCACCCAGGTGACCGAACACGGCAAGGGCGCGGCGCTGCTGGGCTACACCAAGCTCTACGGGCAGGTACCCGGAGGGCAGGCGGAGCGGCTGCGCGTGCCGTTCGCGAACTTCGGCCCGATCAAGGTGCCCGACGGTCCGCCGGACGAGCGGTTCCTCTATCTCTCGGACGTGCTCCCGACCTCCTGGCAGGCCGTGGAGTACGCCAACATCCCCACCGGTGGATCGGTGCTGGTGCTGGGGCTCGGTCCGATCGGGCAGATGTGCGCGCGGATCGCGCTGCAGCGCGGGGCCGGCAAGGTGATCGCCATCGACCTCGTGGACGAGCGGTTGGAGCTCGCGCGCAAGTACGGGATCGACACCATCGACCTGCGCCAGTACAAGCACGTGGGGGAGGCGGTGCGCGACCGCACCGACGGGCGGGGAGCCGACTCCGTGATCGACGCCGTCGGCATGGAGGCCCACGGCGCGCCGGTGACGGGGTTGGCCCAGCAGCTGGCGACCCTGCTGCCGGCTCCGGTGGCGGCCAAGGTCATCGAGAAGGCCGCGGTCGACCGGCTGTCCGCGCTCTACACCGCGATCGACGCCGTCCGGCGCGGCGGCACGATCTCACTGTCCGGTGTGTACGGTGGCATGCTCGATCCGATGCCGATGATGACGTTGTTCGACAAGCAGATCCAGCTCCGCATGGGACAGGCGAACGTGCGGGCCTGGATCGACGACATCATGCCGTTCGTCACGGGCGACGGCGACCCGCTCGGGGTCGAGGATCTCGCGACCCATCGGCTGCCGTTGTCGGAGGCGCCCGGCGCGTACGAGATGTTCCAGAAGAAGCGCGACGGCGCCATCAAGATCCTGCTCGAACCCTGAGGTCGTGGTCGCGCACGAGTTCCGCTGTCGCGGCGCGCACCAGATCCGGTGCGCGCCGCAGCGCGTCCTCCGGTGATTCCACGTCGTCGACGAGGGCGCGCCACGCCGTGATGCCGGCGTCGGTGAGCTGGTCCGGGGACAGGGCGATGCGGCCTGCCACGGCGGCCACGGGAACACCGGCTCGGCGTGCGCGCTCGGCGACGCCGGCCGGGGCCTTCCCGGCGAGGCTCGACGCGTCGAGGGAACCTTCGCCCGTGATGACGAGATCCGCCTCCCGGACGGCGTCGTCGACTCCCATCACGGCGGCGACCAGTTCGAAGCCCGACTCGACGACGGCGCCCAGCGCGACGGCGGCCCCGGCGACACCGCCGCCCGCTCCCGCTCCGGGTGTGTCGGCCACGTCCGGGGTCCCGGCCCGCGCCAACGCGGCGGACCAGGTGCGCAGGCCGCGCTCCAGCAGCTCGATTTCCGCGGTCCCCGCCCCTTTCTGCGGGCCGAACACCGCCGCCGCGCCGTGTTCTCCGAGCAGCGGATTGGTCACGTCGGTGGCGACCCGGAGTTCGATCCCGGCGAGACGGTGCCGCACCGCGGTGAGGTCCACCGTCGCCACCTCGGGCAGTGCTCCGCCGCCCGGTTCGACGGGGTGGCCCCGCGCGTCGAGGATCGTGGCGCCGAGCGCCTGGAGCATGCCCGCTCCACCGTCGGTGCTCGCCGTGCCGCCCACCGTCAGTACCACACCGCGCGCGCCGTGCTCGACGGCGTGCCGCACCAGTTCGCCGACGCCGTGGGTGTGGGCGAGCAGCGCCGTCCACGGAGTCGGTTCCATGTGCTCGATGCCGCACGCGCGGGCCGACTCGACGTAGGCCCACCCGTCGAGCACGACGTAGTGGGCGTGCACGGGGTCCGACAGTGGTCCGGACACGTCCACGTCGACCCTGCGGCCACCCGCCGCGGCCAGCACGTCGAGCGTGCCCTCACCGCCGTCGGCGACCGGACGGCGTTCCACGGCGGCGTCGGCGAGGGCGTCGTGGACACCGGCCGCCATGGCCTCGGCCGCCTCGACCGCGGTGAGGCTGCCCTTGAACTTGTCCGGCGCGACGACCACCCGCATCGTCAGCTCCTCACGGGCGTGGGCGGGGTGTCGCCTCGCAGCACGGCGACGGCGTTGCGGGCGGCGAGCTCCGCCATCGCCGTGCGGGTCTCCGTGGTGGCCGAGCCGAGGTGCGGCGCGAGCGCCACGTTGTCGAGCTCCAGCAGCGCGGGATGGACTTCCGGCTCCTTCTCGAACACGTCGAGCCCGGCGCCCGCGAGCGCGCCTCGCCTGAGCGCCTCGGCGAGGGCCGCCTCGTCGACCACGGGGCCGCGACTGGTGTTGATCAGGTAGGCCGTGGGCTTCATCGTCGCGAGCGCCTCGGCGTCGATCAGGTGCCGCGTCTGCGGAGTGAGCGGGCAGTGCAGGGAGACGGCGTCGGAGGTGCGCAGCAGCTCCTCCAGCGAGAGGAAGCGGGCGTCGAGTTCGTGCTCGACGGCGGGGTCGGCGCGGCGTCCGCCCGGGCGTCCCGTGTAGACGATCTCCATCCCGAAGGCGCGAGCTCGGCGGGCCATGGCGACGCCGATCTCGCCGAGCCCCACGATGCCCAGCGTCTTGCCCTGCAGGCCAGTGCCGAGCAGGAAGGCCAGGTGGAACTCCCACGGACGCCGCTCACGGATCAGTCGTTCGCCCTCGCCGAGCCTTCGGGTCACCGACAGGAGCAGCCCGAAGGCCAGGTCCGCGGTGGCGTCGGTGAGGACGCCGGGGGTGTGGGTCACGACGATGCCGCGTTCGTGCAGGGCGGGGACGTCGATGTTGTCGTACCCGACGGCGACGGTGGACACCACCTTCAGCTGCGGACCGGCCGCGTCGGCGACCGCGCCGTCGATGCGGTCCTGCAGCGTGCTGACCACGGCGTCCGCGCCGGCGACTGCGGCGTGCAGTTCGTCGGTCGTCAGGGTGCGGTCGGGTTCCGGCGACCACAGGTCGCCCGCTTCCCGGAGTGCCGCCATGGCGGGGTCGGCGAGCTTCCTCGTCACCACGATCCGAGGTGTCACGCGGTCGTCCCTTCGCTTTTGTGCCTGTTCGAAAGAGGGCCCGGGAGCACCCTAACCGGGCCCGTGGCTCTTGACGATGCTGCTAATGTTCACATAGAGAACAGTTGTGCGGATAGCGCACAAGATCGCGCACTGAGGCACGCACAACGAGGTTTGCCGAACAGGCTGTGGACGAAGGTGGTGAAGGCGTGGCGGAAATCGTGTCCCTGTCCGACGCCGTGGCGGCGCTCGTGCGGGACGGCGACACGGTGGCGTTGGAGGGGTTCACTCACCTCATCCCGCATGCTGCCGGTCACGAGATCATTCGGCAGGGTCGCCGCGGGCTCACGCTCGTGCGGATGACGCCGGACATCGTGTACGACCAGCTCATCGGCGCCGGATGCGCGCGCAAGCTGATCTTCTCGTGGGGCGGCAACCCCGGAGTCGGTTCGCTGCACCGCTTCCGGGAGGCCGTGCAGAAGGGCTGGCCCGAGCCGCTGGAGATCGAGGAGCACAGCCACGCGGGGATGGCCAACCGCTACGTCGCGGGTGCCTCCGGCCTGCCGTTCGCGGTACTGCGCGGCTACGCGGGCACCGACCTCGCGCGGCACACCGGCACGATCGCCGACATCACGTGCCCGTTCACCGGCGAGAAGCTGGCCGCCGTGCCCGCGCTCAACCCGGACGTCTCGATCATCCATGCGCAGCGTGCCGACCGGCGCGGCAACGTCCAGATGTGGGGACTGGTGGGCGTGCAGAAGGAGGCCGTGCTCGCCGCCCGCCGCAGCCTCGTGACGGTGGAGGAGATCGTCGACGAGCTCGAACCGGTGCCCGGCCAGGTCGTGCTGCCGAGCTGGGCGGTGACCTACGTGGCCGAGGCGCCGCGAGGCGCCCACCCGTCGTACGCGCAGGGCTACTACGAGCGCGACAACGACTACTACCGTCAGTGGGACTCGATCAGCCGGGACCGCGAGGCGTTCCAGCGCTGGGTCGAGGAGCTCACGGCGACCACGGCAGCGGGAACGGAGGCGTGAACGTGAGTACTCAGCAGGACTACACCTCCGACGAGATGATGTCGATCGCGGCGGCCAGGGCGCTGACCGGCGATCGGCGGTGCTTCGTCGGCATCGGACTGCCCTCGACCGCCGCCAACGTCGCGCGGCGCACCCACGCTCCCGACCTCGTGCTCGTCTACGAGTCCGGGACGCTCGGCTCGAAGCCGGACCGGTTGCCCGCCTCCATCGGCGACGGCATCCTCGCCGAGACCGCCGACGCGGTGATCAGCGTGCCGGAGGTCTTCAACTACTGGCTCCAGCCCGGCCGCATCGACGTGGGCTTCCTCGGTGCCGCCCAGCTCGACCGCTACGGAAACATCAACACCACGGTGATCGGCGACGACTACGTGAACCCGAAGGTCCGGCTGCCCGGAGCGGGCGGAGCGCCCGAGATCGCGGGCTCGTGCGGAGAGGTGTTCGTCGTCGTGCGGCAGAGCACGCGGACGTTCGTGGAGGAGGTCGACTTCGTCACCTCGGTCGGCCACGGCCGAGGCCCCGGCGACCGCGAGAAGCTGGGACTGCGCGGTGCCGGACCGACTCTCGTGATCACCGACCTCGGTGTGCTGCGGCCCGATCCGGAGACCCGCGAACTCGTCCTGACCCAGG from the Saccharomonospora azurea NA-128 genome contains:
- a CDS encoding DUF202 domain-containing protein, producing the protein MTDDSGRGLPAERTGLAWQRSALGAGVVSLLLLYHTAHTGWSALTAAAACTAVAAALLTVVGTKRDREFRRGTPREAPRSALLAVAVLVSLSCLLALVASLR
- a CDS encoding CoA-transferase subunit beta, with the protein product MMSIAAARALTGDRRCFVGIGLPSTAANVARRTHAPDLVLVYESGTLGSKPDRLPASIGDGILAETADAVISVPEVFNYWLQPGRIDVGFLGAAQLDRYGNINTTVIGDDYVNPKVRLPGAGGAPEIAGSCGEVFVVVRQSTRTFVEEVDFVTSVGHGRGPGDREKLGLRGAGPTLVITDLGVLRPDPETRELVLTQVHPGVDVEQVREATGWDLRVSPELSTTQPPTERELTVLRELKAA
- a CDS encoding 2-hydroxyacid dehydrogenase codes for the protein MTPRIVVTRKLADPAMAALREAGDLWSPEPDRTLTTDELHAAVAGADAVVSTLQDRIDGAVADAAGPQLKVVSTVAVGYDNIDVPALHERGIVVTHTPGVLTDATADLAFGLLLSVTRRLGEGERLIRERRPWEFHLAFLLGTGLQGKTLGIVGLGEIGVAMARRARAFGMEIVYTGRPGGRRADPAVEHELDARFLSLEELLRTSDAVSLHCPLTPQTRHLIDAEALATMKPTAYLINTSRGPVVDEAALAEALRRGALAGAGLDVFEKEPEVHPALLELDNVALAPHLGSATTETRTAMAELAARNAVAVLRGDTPPTPVRS
- the shbA gene encoding RNA polymerase sigma factor ShbA, coding for MDSAFLTTAQIDPVVHDAAHGDAAAVRALTRLIAPAIRKYCRSRLGRRDLGYVCADDVAQDICVAVLQALPHYRDRGGSFLFVVRAIASNKVADAFRRAARERSHPTPDPPDVPVDDRDDPERRLVNADLGHELGRLLRQLPRRQRDILVLRVVVGLSASETARALGLSPGNVRTSQHRALARLRSLATASPDSLQPP
- a CDS encoding HesB/IscA family protein, with protein sequence MLAMTDAAAEAISALTAQDGQDSAGLRFAVQEETEAGAQLALSITPAPEEGDQVLGTESGARVFLEPQAATFLDDKVLDIQQDEEGQLNFAVMPQGG
- a CDS encoding YidH family protein; translation: MTERDDETEPDYRFTLANERTFLAWIRTSLGLVAGGVAVHQLLPGLGNEPARSLLANLCIGLAALLAALAYPRWWRIQRAMRRGGRLPRSPLLPVVSAVVLVITLVAAILVVTV
- a CDS encoding zinc-dependent alcohol dehydrogenase, with product MKAVTWQGKRDVRVDEVPDPRIEEPTDAVIRVTSTGICGSDLHLYEVLGAFLEPGDILGHEPMGVVEEVGSEAGNLKPGDRVVVPFNVSCGHCYYCDLLLYSQCETTQVTEHGKGAALLGYTKLYGQVPGGQAERLRVPFANFGPIKVPDGPPDERFLYLSDVLPTSWQAVEYANIPTGGSVLVLGLGPIGQMCARIALQRGAGKVIAIDLVDERLELARKYGIDTIDLRQYKHVGEAVRDRTDGRGADSVIDAVGMEAHGAPVTGLAQQLATLLPAPVAAKVIEKAAVDRLSALYTAIDAVRRGGTISLSGVYGGMLDPMPMMTLFDKQIQLRMGQANVRAWIDDIMPFVTGDGDPLGVEDLATHRLPLSEAPGAYEMFQKKRDGAIKILLEP
- a CDS encoding glycerate kinase yields the protein MRVVVAPDKFKGSLTAVEAAEAMAAGVHDALADAAVERRPVADGGEGTLDVLAAAGGRRVDVDVSGPLSDPVHAHYVVLDGWAYVESARACGIEHMEPTPWTALLAHTHGVGELVRHAVEHGARGVVLTVGGTASTDGGAGMLQALGATILDARGHPVEPGGGALPEVATVDLTAVRHRLAGIELRVATDVTNPLLGEHGAAAVFGPQKGAGTAEIELLERGLRTWSAALARAGTPDVADTPGAGAGGGVAGAAVALGAVVESGFELVAAVMGVDDAVREADLVITGEGSLDASSLAGKAPAGVAERARRAGVPVAAVAGRIALSPDQLTDAGITAWRALVDDVESPEDALRRAPDLVRAATAELVRDHDLRVRAGS
- a CDS encoding CoA transferase subunit A encodes the protein MAEIVSLSDAVAALVRDGDTVALEGFTHLIPHAAGHEIIRQGRRGLTLVRMTPDIVYDQLIGAGCARKLIFSWGGNPGVGSLHRFREAVQKGWPEPLEIEEHSHAGMANRYVAGASGLPFAVLRGYAGTDLARHTGTIADITCPFTGEKLAAVPALNPDVSIIHAQRADRRGNVQMWGLVGVQKEAVLAARRSLVTVEEIVDELEPVPGQVVLPSWAVTYVAEAPRGAHPSYAQGYYERDNDYYRQWDSISRDREAFQRWVEELTATTAAGTEA
- a CDS encoding STAS domain-containing protein, which codes for MRSSDPNTLTSQSAPAGQPRSLDSHGMRIDAELRSGDVVLAHVSGEVDLLSAPELRQWVEQHVTGSSGLVLDLDGIGFLGSAGLSVLAELSEQAANDKLTWAIVATKRVVLRPLEATGLVSQMPVYENVDDAVKAVAGAE